A single window of Coleofasciculus sp. FACHB-1120 DNA harbors:
- a CDS encoding DUF5357 family protein, with product MASILDFFIFKYLINTFKELWKNLAPTRAYSWKTFIYLSFFSWLMSLLATDLVHGIITHCAWIFLIIGVSWATTENPFKIGKIPIGPWITGALICMFLFGDWTGSIPPIALIIWPTLSSVIAVFPTFFDERIKLKVPAPQFRQNIIILIGSNMVISCWIQFYFVAQDWFEQYPTLLSDHFGKTTMVSDSESQQTRLLRGTVVLEFMEPLLVQELENKSWSEVEKWLLEPQPRIEAIRAEAVKKVPKVEEDFWWRYTYNIGSINSGYNLQLRAVWQGPRSQTEAYYVEKNCQITQSYQPIVTQSSATPGQTAVQNIAVAKVNCQPISELKSYE from the coding sequence ATGGCATCGATTCTTGACTTTTTTATCTTTAAATATTTAATCAACACTTTTAAAGAATTATGGAAAAACCTAGCTCCTACCCGTGCTTATTCCTGGAAAACCTTCATTTATCTCAGTTTCTTTTCTTGGTTAATGTCACTTTTGGCAACTGATTTAGTGCATGGTATTATCACCCATTGCGCTTGGATATTTTTAATTATTGGAGTGAGTTGGGCTACGACAGAAAACCCCTTTAAAATTGGGAAAATTCCGATTGGACCCTGGATTACGGGTGCTTTAATCTGTATGTTTTTATTTGGCGATTGGACGGGGAGCATTCCCCCAATTGCTTTAATAATTTGGCCTACGCTTTCATCAGTGATTGCTGTCTTCCCAACATTTTTTGATGAAAGGATAAAATTAAAGGTGCCAGCACCGCAATTTCGTCAAAATATTATTATTTTGATTGGCAGCAATATGGTAATTAGCTGCTGGATTCAATTTTATTTTGTTGCTCAAGATTGGTTTGAACAATATCCTACCTTGCTTTCCGATCATTTTGGAAAAACAACGATGGTATCTGACTCGGAATCTCAACAAACGAGACTTCTAAGAGGTACCGTCGTTCTAGAATTTATGGAACCCTTGTTAGTACAAGAATTAGAGAATAAGTCTTGGTCAGAAGTGGAAAAATGGCTGCTAGAACCACAACCTCGAATTGAAGCTATTCGGGCAGAAGCAGTCAAAAAAGTTCCGAAAGTAGAAGAAGATTTCTGGTGGCGTTATACCTATAATATCGGGTCAATTAACTCAGGGTATAACTTACAATTGCGGGCGGTTTGGCAAGGTCCTCGTTCCCAAACCGAAGCCTATTATGTTGAAAAAAATTGTCAAATTACTCAAAGCTATCAACCCATCGTAACTCAATCAAGTGCGACGCCCGGTCAGACAGCAGTACAAAATATTGCGGTTGCAAAAGTCAATTGTCAACCCATCAGCGAACTAAAAAGCTATGAATGA
- the fraC gene encoding filament integrity protein FraC codes for MLSNVFPLQAILFQFLFLLIAIAIESFILYRRLNLSRKRSIDYAISINLLSTILGWIVFFYIHPWLPRSLKSQLMSYIFFDRFFSFAQSPNIVTELILSSFVAFFATFIVKLKGLEILQLLLEVPTHVERAKTDKSNPRSFRLLAFNSDILLINAVFQANIYSFAAITIMLFIRTRFS; via the coding sequence ATGCTTTCCAATGTTTTCCCGCTCCAAGCAATTTTATTTCAATTTTTATTTTTGCTGATTGCGATCGCGATTGAATCCTTCATTTTATACCGGCGATTAAATCTTAGTCGTAAAAGAAGCATTGACTATGCCATTTCGATTAATTTACTTTCAACCATTCTGGGTTGGATAGTGTTCTTTTACATACATCCTTGGCTTCCCCGGTCGCTGAAATCTCAGTTAATGAGTTACATCTTTTTTGACCGTTTCTTTTCATTTGCTCAGTCACCCAATATTGTGACAGAGCTAATCTTAAGCAGTTTTGTTGCCTTCTTTGCCACCTTTATCGTTAAATTGAAAGGATTGGAAATTTTACAACTGTTACTAGAAGTGCCAACTCATGTGGAAAGAGCAAAAACAGATAAGTCTAACCCTCGCTCTTTTCGGCTACTGGCTTTCAACTCCGATATTCTTTTAATTAACGCCGTTTTTCAGGCCAACATTTACAGTTTCGCCGCAATTACAATCATGTTATTTATTCGGACTAGATTTAGTTAA